A single window of Polyodon spathula isolate WHYD16114869_AA chromosome 2, ASM1765450v1, whole genome shotgun sequence DNA harbors:
- the LOC121326299 gene encoding homeobox protein not2-like encodes MQISTMPPGHYGYSMRHYAPIYPEYRSSKSVSSKPTSGKSFTIDALLGKSDHAFFESDRSSSLYQREKYQPLLAAALSPPAAQHFYSPSLMQTHPGYPLYYCPPFSYHATCRGAVYAHGKNNIPLSKQSLNSFKSKGGKSKRLRTIFTNEQLSRLEKEFARQQYMVGSERFVLASALHLTEAQVKVWFQNRRIKWRKQSLEQQQAKLAKMGLVAQLSSPDSRVDQDQEEIVFSDESTDDLEASLNHC; translated from the exons ATGCAGATCTCAACCATGCCACCGGGACACTATGGGTACTCGATGCGCCATTACGCGCCGATCTACCCAGAATACAGAAGCAGCAAGTCGGTCTCCTCCAAACCGACCAGTGGGAAATCCTTTACCATCGACGCTTTACTGGGCAAATCAGACCATGCTTTTTTTGAGAGTGACAGATCAAGTTCTCTTTACCAAAGGGAAAAGTATCAGCCTCTTCTAGCCGCAGCACTTTCACCGCCAGCAGCTCAGCATTTCTACTCGCCGAGCCTCATGCAGACCCACCCTGGATACCCTCTCTACTACTGCCCGCCGTTCTCTTACCATGCGACATGTCGAGGAGCTGTTTATGCCCATGGTAAGAATA acatccCTCTATCTAAGCAGAGCCTCAATTCGTTTAAGTCCAAGGGTGGCAAATCAAAGAGATTGCGTACAATTTTCACCAACGAGCAGCTTTCCCGACTTGAAAAGGAGTTTGCTAGGCAGCAGTATATGGTAGGCTCGGAGAGATTCGTGCTGGCGTCGGCTCTCCACCTTACCGAGGCTCAG GTTAAGGTCTGGTTCCAGAACCGAAGGATTAAGTGGAGGAAGCAGAGCTTGGAGCAGCAGCAGGCTAAACTCGCCAAAATGGGCCTTGTGGCCCAGCTGAGCAGTCCCGACTCCCGCGTAGACCAGGACCAGGAAGAAATCGTCTTTTCCGACGAGTCTACCGACGATCTCGAGGCCTCCCTCAACCATTGTTAA